The Myxococcota bacterium genome includes the window GACATCAACGTGACCGATCTGCGCATCGGGCTCACGAACGCGCCGCGCTCGGTCAGCAGGTTCGTCGATCTGGGCTCCACGAGCAACGTGGTGAATGCGAACCTGAAGGTCGACGTGTGGCTCCTGCCCTTCCTGAACGTCTACACGCTGTTCGGATACGTGAACAACAGCTCGGCGACTCACTTGCAGGTGAACGTGCCGCGCCTCGGACCGATCCCCGGCGTGCGCACGGCCCAGGCCACGGTCGACACGAAGCTCGACGGCTTCCTGGGCGGCGGGGGTGCCACGCTGGCCGGGGGCTACAAGCAGCTCTTCGGCGTGCTCGACTGCAACTACGAGCAGATCGACATGGGCTTCGACGACACCTTCCATGCGCTGATCGCGAGCTCTCGCATCGGCTGGAACGGAAAAGTTGACGAGATTCCCATGCAGTACTGGATCGGCGCCGGCTACTGGAACACCGCGGCCACCGCCAAAGGTCATGTAGACCTGCCGGAAGGCCGCCTGGTCTTCGAAGCCGACCAGCGACCGGTGTCCTACTGGATGTACGACCTCGGCGGCCAGATCTCGTTCAGCCGGCGCTTTCAGCTGTTCATCGACGTGGGCACGGACTTCCGCGGCGGCTACGTGTTTGCCGCCGGCCCCACCTGGCGTTTCTGATATGGTGACTCACACAAGGAGGAACCCATGCAAGCTCGATCGTTCGTTCGCGCATCGATTGTGGTGATATGCCTCGTCGGAATCGCCGGCATCGGCGGCGCCGCGGACAAGAAGGCGTCGAAGCCCAAGCCCGATGCCACGCTGAGCCTCACCGCCAAGCAGGTCTCCGCCGGAGTCGGCTACTCGTGGGGCGAAGGCAAGCTCACCTACAAGGGCAAGACCTATCCCGTGGTCGTCGACGGACTCACCGTGGGCACGGCCGGCGTTGCGTCGATCGCCGCAACGGGCAGCGTGACTCACCTCTCCAAGCTCGAGGACTTCGACGGGAACTACACCGCAGCGGCGGGCGGAGCCACGGTGGGTGGCGGCGCCGGCGGCCTCGTGATGTCGAACCAGAACGGAGTCTCGGTGAGCCTGCACGCGAAGACTCGCGGCGTGAGTCTCACGGCTGGAGTCTCCGGGGTGAAGCTCTCGATCAAGAAGTGAGCGTGCCTCGCTGCGCTCGCTCGGCGAGCTCGGCCCGGTCGGCGTAGCACAGCCCGATCGGGTCGAGCTCGACGTGTTCCGCCAACCGGACTCCGACCCGGGTCGTGGACTTTTCGCCGCAGCTGGCGAAACCGCCGGATGGTATCCTACGGTTTCGCTCCCCTCCGGTGCCGTCCCCCCCAAGAAGGCAAAGGAGTCCGATGCCCGCGCGCGCAATCTCCTCTGGGACCATCTCGTTCGGCCTGGTGTCGATCCCGATCAAGGTCTTCACCGCCACCAGCAGCAAAGACGTGCACTTCAGCATGCTGCACGACAAAGACAAGGCGCGCGTGAAGCAGCAGTACATCTGCTCCGTGTGCGGCGAGGTGGTCGACCGCAGTCACACCGTGAAGGGCTACGAGTACGCGCGCGACCAGTACGTCGTGATCACGGACGAAGAGCTCACGGGTCTGCAGCGCAAGACCGACCAGACCATCGAGATCGAGGAGTTCGTGCCGATCTCCCAGGTCGACCCGGTGTATTTCGAGAAGTCGAACCTGCTGGGGCCCGACAAGGGCGGTCACAAGGCCTATCAGCTACTCCACCGCGCGATGACCGAGACCAAGCGCGTGGCGGTCGGCCGCTACGCCACGCGCGGCCGGCTGCAGCTCGTGCTGCTGCGGCCGATGGGCGACGGCCTCGCGATGCACGGCCTGTACTACGCCGACGAGGTGCGCAACTTCGCCGACATCGAGATCGACAAGACGATCGCGGTGAAGGACGCCGAGGTGAAGCTCGCCAAGGAGCTGATCGAGCAGCTCTCGCAAGACAAGTTCCAGCCCGAGAAGTACGAGGACGACTACCGGCGCCAGGTGCTGGCAGCGGTGGATCGCAAGGTGGCCGGCGAGGAGATCGTGGCCGCACCGCCCGAAGAGGCGCGCGAGCAGATCATCGACCTGGTGGCCGCCCTCAAGAAGAGTCTGTCCGAGAAGGCGGCCGCGCACGAGAAGCCCGCCGAGACTGCCCGCAAGGGCGCCAAGGCGAAGGGCAAGAAGGCCGCGTCGAGCTAACCTCCCCGGCGTGGGGCGACAGTTGTCGACGACCGATGCCGCGCGCATCCTGGGCCTCTCGGAGGGGCGCATTCGCGAGCTGGTCCGCTCGGGCCTGTGCCGCCCCGCGCGCGACGGACGCAGCTACGCCTTCTCGTTCCAGGAGCTCGTGGTGCTGCGCGCCGCGGCCGGACTGCTCGCGAAGAACGTGCCGATGGCGCGCGTGCGCCGCGCGCTCGCGACGCTGGTGGAAGAGCTGCCGCCCGAACGCCCGATCTCCGGCCTGCGCATCTTCGCCGACGGCAAGCGCGTGGCCGTGCGCGAAGGCGGCACCGCCTGGGAGCCCGAGACCGGCCAGGTGCTGCTCGACTTCGGCGTGGACGAGCTCGAGGAGCGAGTCACCGAGCTGCGCGCGAGTCACGCGCACGCCCACGCCGCAGCCGAGGACGACGCCGCGACCGCGCGCGCCGAGTTCGAGCGCGGCCTCGACCTGGAAGACGAAGACCCCGCCGCGGCCTGCGACGCCTACGGCAAAGCCCTCTCGCTCGATCCCGACCTGGTCGACGCGTGGGTGAACCTGGGGCGCATCGCGCACCAGGCGGGGAACGCGAAGGAGGCCGCGCGGCTGTATCACGAGGCGCTCGAGCGCAGCCCCGAGGACCCCGTGGTGCACTTCAATCTGGCGCTCGCGCTCGAGGACGCGCGCGGGCCTGCGCCCGCCGCGAGTCACTACGAGCGCGCGCTCGAGCTCGATCCGAGCTTCGCCGACGCCCACTTCAACCTCGCGGCGCTGTGCGAGAAGCTGGGCCGCAAGACGGACGCGCTGCGCCACTACCACGCCTACAAGAAGCTGACCGAAGGCTGAGTGCGGGTCCCCGCCCGAGAGTTCCTGCAGCTTCGCTTGCTCGTGCACGAGGTCCTGCGCGGCGTTCCGCTGCGCGACGTGACCGCCGTCGAGCTCTCGGGTGGCGGCCCGGGTCGCAGCGTGTCCGACGTGCGGACCTTGTTCGGGTCGGAGCGGGCGGAGGACGCGAGCCTTCCGGTGCGCGCGCTGTTCGCGCTGCGTTGGAAGCTCGGGCGCTGGCTGGGCTGGGACGCGGAGAGTCACTCGATCGAATCACACCATCGGGAGTCGTACGTGCAGCGTGTCTGGCCCGAGCTCGCCAGCCGCTCGTGGGTGGCACCGGGCACGCGCGAGGGCGCCTGGGTCGTGCTCTACGTGCTCGAGCGCGAGGCGCTGACCGAAATCCGCAACGCGACGGTCCACGCGTTCATGTCGCTTTCGCTCGTGGAGCGCCCGGGCGGGTATCGGGTCTACGTGGCCGTGTACGTGGCACCGGTGAGTCGTTGGACGCCGCTCTACATGGCGCTGATCGAGCCGTTCCGGCGCTTCGTGGTGTATCCGGCCCTGGCGCGGCGGCTCCAGCGGAGCTGGCGCGAGCGCTACAGGTGCTGAGCGAAGAACGCGAGCATGCGGCGCCACGAGTCTTCGGCAGCGCTGGCGTCGTAGGCAGCGTGCATGGGCGTGCGCCGCGCGATCTGCGAGAGAAGACCGCCGCCGTGGTCGTTCATGTAGCCGTGCCCCACGCCCGGATAGACCTTCACGTCGTGCGCGATGCCGAGCTGGTTCAGGTGGCTCTCGAGCCGCCGAGCGTGCTCGAGGAACGGTCCGTCGCGCGCGCCGAAGCCCGCCACCACGGGACACACCCGGCGCAGTGACTCCGCTTCCGGCGGCACGCCGCCGTAGTAGGGCGCGCACACCTGGAAGCCGCCCTGTGCCGCCCACGCGAGCGCGAAGCCGCCGCCCATGCAGAAGCCCGTCACCCCGACCCGCGCGCCGTTCACGCCGGGCCGCGCGGCGAGAAAGGCGCGCGCCTGCTCCAGGCGGCCGTACGCGGGGCTTCCGGGCCGGACCGCGTCGCGCAGCGTGCGCACCACGCACAGGAACGGCGCGCCCGCGCCGTCGAACAACGCCGGCGCCAGCGCGGCATATCCCGAGGCCGCAAGTCGCCGCGCAATGCGCTGGATGTCGGGACTGAATCCGAGTATGTCGTGGATCGCGACCACCGCGGGCCAGCCGCCGGCAGGCGCTGCTCCGTCGGGAAGCACGAGCAGCGCGCGCATCTCGCCGCCTTCGCGCAGCGCAATCGTCTCGAGGCTCTCGATCGGCACGTTCGGAAGCCTACCCCATGAACGTGTTCTTCTGGCAAGATGCGCGGACCGTGACTGCCCGCCTCTTGTTCTGCTGGATCCTCCTGCTCGCGGCCCCCGCCAACGCCGCGCCGAAGACCTACACCCTGCAGGGTCACCTGACGTCGATCACGCCGGGCTCGCTGGATCCGACGAGCGCGCTGGCGGCGCTGGGCGTGGCGGAAGGTGCATCGGTCCAGGTGGACTGGACGGTGGAGACGACCACACCGCTCACGAGCTTCAACACGACTGCAAACACCGCGGCGTACGAGGGCGCAGTCACCGCGCTCACCATCACCATCGGGAGCTGGAGCGCCACGCTCACGTCGGGCCAGAACGTGGTGACGGTGGCGGATGACTCGGCGGGGCTCGTCGACGCCCTGCGCGTCGCGACCTCGGGCGCCGATACCAGCATGGTCCTCCAGGGCGCCGGCGTCCTCTCGATCGCGCTGAGCTTCACCGATCTCCAGACTCACACCGCGTCGTCGAACACCGGCCTCGACCAGACCCCGGCGCGCTACCCGAACCGCTCGGGCCTGGTGCAAGGTCCGAACGGCACCCTCGACTTCGACCTCGATACCGAAGTCACCGGCTCCGGCGCGAGCGGCGTATCGACTCCCTGCACGGTGTCCATGCTGAACGCCGCCGCCAAGTTCTGTCAGTCGCGGCTCAAGTGCTATCTGCAGCCGCGCATCCAGAACCTGCCCAAGCTCGAAGCCTGCGTGAGCAAGAGCAGTCAGTCGTTCCTCACGGCGCTCTCGAAGGCGCAGACGGCCGCGCAGAAGAAGGGGCTCACCTGCAGCCCGACCGACTTCACGGACCAGCTCACAAACCTCGAGGCGCGCGTGAACGGAGTCTTCGACCAGGCCGACGCCATCAACCCGGCGAACGTTCCGGTCGGGAACGCATGGCTCAACGCCGCGGGCGCGGATTGCTCGGCCGGCTTGAAGGCGGAAGCCGCGAACGTGAAGAAGCCCGACGCGGCCAAGCTCGATCAGGCGCGCGCCAAGGCCCACGACAAGCTCGTGACCACGGCCGGCAAGGCGGTGGCGAAGGCCGAGAAGAAAGGGGGCGTGTTCGACCCCGAGCCCGACCCGGGCGCCTTCGCGGACCTGTTGGACCAGCTGATCGACGACACGGTGACCGCCTTGGGCCCGATTTGACGGCCGAGCGCCCGCTCACGATCGACCTGCACGGCCACCTGCTCGTTCCAGCGGTCGAGAGACTCGTGGCCGACCGGCCCGAGAAGCGCGCGGAGCCCGAGCTCAACCTGCGCACCATGGGCGCCGCGTCGGTCGAGCACAACGCGCGCGTGATGCTGCCGTCGATCGGGACCAAGCTCACGAGCCTGGACGAGAGACTCTCCGACCTCGAGCGCATGAAGATCGACGTGCAGGTCGTGAGTCCGATCCCGACCCAGTACTACTACTGGGCCGACCCCGACCTGGCGCGCACGCTGGTCCGAACGCAGAACGAGGCCATCGCCGAAGCCTGCGCGCGCGCGCCCGAGCGCCTGCGCGGGCTGGGCAACGTGGCGCTGCAGCACTCGGACCTGTCGGTCGAGCAGCTGGAGCACGCGGTGCGAGGGCTCGGCCTGGCGGGAGTCGAGGTCTCGACCAGCGTGAACGGGCTCGAGCTGGCCGACGAGAAGCTCGAGAAGTTCTGGGCCAGGGCCGAGTCACTCGGCGCGCTCGTGTTCATCCACCCCATGGGCACGTCGCTCGGCGAGCGCGTGAACCGCTTCTACCTGCAGAACCTGGTCGGAAACCCGGCCGAGACCACGCTCGCGCTCTCGTACCTGATCTTCAGCGGCATGCTCGACCGCCATCCCGGCGTGAAGATCCTGGCCGCGCACGGCGGCGGCTACCTGCCCGCCTATGTGACCCGTTCCGACCACGGCCACTCCGTGCGCCCCGAGGCCCGCCAGATGCGCCGCAAGCCCAGCGAGTATCTGCGCAGCATCTGGTTCGACTCGCTGGTGTACGAGCCGGACGCCCTGCGCCGCCTGGTCGACGTGGTGGGCGCGAGCCAGGTCGTGATCGGCACCG containing:
- a CDS encoding tetratricopeptide repeat protein translates to MGRQLSTTDAARILGLSEGRIRELVRSGLCRPARDGRSYAFSFQELVVLRAAAGLLAKNVPMARVRRALATLVEELPPERPISGLRIFADGKRVAVREGGTAWEPETGQVLLDFGVDELEERVTELRASHAHAHAAAEDDAATARAEFERGLDLEDEDPAAACDAYGKALSLDPDLVDAWVNLGRIAHQAGNAKEAARLYHEALERSPEDPVVHFNLALALEDARGPAPAASHYERALELDPSFADAHFNLAALCEKLGRKTDALRHYHAYKKLTEG
- a CDS encoding Ku protein; the protein is MPARAISSGTISFGLVSIPIKVFTATSSKDVHFSMLHDKDKARVKQQYICSVCGEVVDRSHTVKGYEYARDQYVVITDEELTGLQRKTDQTIEIEEFVPISQVDPVYFEKSNLLGPDKGGHKAYQLLHRAMTETKRVAVGRYATRGRLQLVLLRPMGDGLAMHGLYYADEVRNFADIEIDKTIAVKDAEVKLAKELIEQLSQDKFQPEKYEDDYRRQVLAAVDRKVAGEEIVAAPPEEAREQIIDLVAALKKSLSEKAAAHEKPAETARKGAKAKGKKAASS
- a CDS encoding dienelactone hydrolase family protein, whose amino-acid sequence is MPIESLETIALREGGEMRALLVLPDGAAPAGGWPAVVAIHDILGFSPDIQRIARRLAASGYAALAPALFDGAGAPFLCVVRTLRDAVRPGSPAYGRLEQARAFLAARPGVNGARVGVTGFCMGGGFALAWAAQGGFQVCAPYYGGVPPEAESLRRVCPVVAGFGARDGPFLEHARRLESHLNQLGIAHDVKVYPGVGHGYMNDHGGGLLSQIARRTPMHAAYDASAAEDSWRRMLAFFAQHL
- a CDS encoding DUF2867 domain-containing protein; protein product: MRVPAREFLQLRLLVHEVLRGVPLRDVTAVELSGGGPGRSVSDVRTLFGSERAEDASLPVRALFALRWKLGRWLGWDAESHSIESHHRESYVQRVWPELASRSWVAPGTREGAWVVLYVLEREALTEIRNATVHAFMSLSLVERPGGYRVYVAVYVAPVSRWTPLYMALIEPFRRFVVYPALARRLQRSWRERYRC
- a CDS encoding amidohydrolase family protein, whose amino-acid sequence is MTAERPLTIDLHGHLLVPAVERLVADRPEKRAEPELNLRTMGAASVEHNARVMLPSIGTKLTSLDERLSDLERMKIDVQVVSPIPTQYYYWADPDLARTLVRTQNEAIAEACARAPERLRGLGNVALQHSDLSVEQLEHAVRGLGLAGVEVSTSVNGLELADEKLEKFWARAESLGALVFIHPMGTSLGERVNRFYLQNLVGNPAETTLALSYLIFSGMLDRHPGVKILAAHGGGYLPAYVTRSDHGHSVRPEARQMRRKPSEYLRSIWFDSLVYEPDALRRLVDVVGASQVVIGTDYPFDMGHYDPHALVGAVPGLGVDERRAILGGNARRLLGL